From Woronichinia naegeliana WA131, the proteins below share one genomic window:
- a CDS encoding ATP-binding protein has product MSISTSVLTELLQVFPQWRQQVYFKSSLTALSHAMEDQVMADSDQPLIIASFQRERFYRQEAHRYRRIAEKSDQVYVLAAPETEFKHSSDFHETIAFEPEDTLSQEWHLVVIGNHYASCLICRERISASSIDNNRRFEGIWTFERQVSQKAAALLLQKILDYRPELNTKVQVAHSRYLQVVVPTPLSTSPYNNPDPFVQRLVTYLQAGQYKLIKANRSLSIKEQKERLLNSITTAIRRSLDPAEILQVAVEYLGEGLGVCRCLIYRCEQDDFTATITHEFLNTGISSLKGQSWPLRDNPLFQQVVQRKDAITIDNVLNDPRIVLEIPPKVGTSLARLVQSCSILSWLLVPIFYRDRLLGMMELHHCGPLPTNWSPDDVALVDAIASQVGVALIQAEAYANLQELNEQLEALDRTRSNLVAITGHELRTPLSTIQVCLESLATEPDMPQELRQVMLSTALNDAERMRKLVQDFLTLSQLESGRIEWNTEALSLLECVELSLSHINAHNRHNKLPKIHNGVSADLPLVQADGEWLVELLAKLLDNAVKFTNPDGEIAIAVIQNQLNYLEVMISDTGRGIEPNRLEIVFDRFYQEEGALRRSKGGTGLGLAICRQIVSGWGGEIWAQSLGKSLGSQFHFTVPIAPEGKGEGSTKKPTIANLPIKNRRSPRKKKSLS; this is encoded by the coding sequence ATGAGTATTTCAACCTCTGTCCTAACAGAACTGCTACAGGTCTTCCCCCAGTGGCGACAACAAGTGTACTTCAAGTCTTCCCTGACGGCCCTGTCCCATGCGATGGAAGATCAGGTCATGGCGGACAGTGATCAACCGTTGATTATTGCTAGTTTTCAGCGAGAACGTTTTTACCGTCAGGAAGCCCATCGTTATCGCCGCATTGCCGAAAAGAGCGATCAGGTTTATGTTTTAGCGGCTCCAGAAACAGAGTTTAAACATAGTTCGGATTTCCATGAAACGATCGCCTTTGAGCCAGAAGATACGTTAAGTCAGGAATGGCATTTAGTCGTGATCGGTAATCATTACGCCAGTTGTCTGATTTGTCGGGAGAGGATCTCGGCTAGTAGTATTGATAATAATCGACGTTTTGAAGGGATTTGGACATTTGAGCGTCAGGTCAGTCAAAAAGCAGCAGCGTTGTTGTTACAAAAAATTCTGGATTATCGGCCAGAGTTAAACACCAAAGTCCAGGTGGCTCACTCCCGCTATCTTCAGGTGGTTGTCCCTACCCCGTTAAGCACTTCTCCCTATAATAATCCCGATCCCTTCGTTCAGCGTTTAGTCACCTACTTGCAAGCCGGACAATATAAGCTGATCAAGGCGAATCGTTCCCTTTCCATTAAGGAGCAAAAAGAGCGGCTACTCAACTCGATTACTACCGCCATTCGTCGTTCCCTTGATCCAGCCGAAATTTTGCAAGTGGCAGTGGAATATCTAGGAGAAGGTTTAGGGGTTTGTCGTTGTTTAATTTATCGCTGCGAACAGGATGATTTTACCGCTACCATTACCCATGAGTTTTTGAACACTGGAATCAGTTCCCTGAAGGGACAATCCTGGCCCCTGCGAGATAACCCTCTTTTTCAACAAGTCGTCCAGAGAAAGGATGCGATCACCATTGATAATGTTCTCAATGATCCCCGCATTGTGCTAGAAATTCCCCCTAAGGTTGGCACCTCCCTCGCTCGTCTTGTCCAAAGTTGTTCAATTTTGTCCTGGCTTTTGGTTCCCATTTTTTACCGCGATCGCCTTTTGGGGATGATGGAGTTACACCACTGTGGCCCCTTGCCTACGAATTGGAGTCCTGATGATGTGGCCCTAGTGGATGCGATCGCCTCTCAGGTGGGAGTCGCTCTGATTCAGGCCGAAGCCTATGCCAATCTTCAAGAACTCAATGAACAACTAGAAGCCTTGGATCGAACTCGTTCTAATCTGGTAGCCATTACGGGCCATGAACTGCGAACCCCCCTGTCCACCATTCAAGTTTGTCTCGAAAGCCTGGCTACGGAACCAGATATGCCCCAGGAATTGCGACAGGTGATGCTTTCCACTGCCCTCAATGATGCGGAACGGATGCGGAAATTAGTGCAGGACTTTTTGACCCTCTCTCAATTAGAAAGTGGTCGCATTGAATGGAACACGGAAGCCTTATCTTTATTGGAATGTGTGGAATTATCCCTCAGCCATATCAATGCCCATAATCGCCATAATAAACTGCCTAAAATTCATAATGGAGTCTCGGCCGACTTGCCCCTAGTACAAGCTGACGGCGAATGGTTGGTGGAACTTTTAGCCAAACTGCTCGACAATGCGGTGAAATTTACCAATCCTGATGGAGAAATTGCGATCGCCGTTATTCAAAACCAATTAAATTATCTAGAAGTGATGATTTCAGATACGGGACGGGGCATTGAACCCAATCGCCTGGAAATCGTTTTTGATCGTTTCTATCAAGAAGAAGGAGCCTTACGACGCAGCAAAGGCGGAACTGGCTTAGGATTAGCCATTTGTCGGCAAATTGTCAGTGGTTGGGGCGGCGAAATTTGGGCCCAATCCCTCGGTAAAAGTCTAGGCAGTCAGTTTCATTTCACAGTACCAATTGCTCCAGAAGGAAAAGGAGAAGGCAGCACGAAAAAACCTACGATCGCCAATCTGCCAATTAAAAACCGTCGTTCTCCTCGAAAAAAGAAAAGCCTTTCCTAG
- a CDS encoding ISL3 family transposase, with the protein MLFFLENLVDLPKVNIRNVIQEGKQAFLILSCQEEEVKCNYCGSLTDELHQTNSVLVRDLSISGQMVYLKVPRRKFYCKDCQRFFTENLEFMEARRKYTVRYEEYIYGRVNVSSVEQVGREESLSWDQVNGIYQRQCEAKKKDWQGVKHLGMDEIAKRKGHQNFVTVLGDIEKGELIEVIDSHQQDKIIEVLMEKELEVREGVEQVSVDMWGGFPKVIEKVFPNAVIVTDRFHVMKALNEELNKIRKQTKLNVKIKGEKWLLLKNKKDLKEEELEKLELVLKQSARLRKAYEYKESFREIYEKVNDKEEGRLKFTEWLENAKSIYTDVISTIRRNLDSICNYFLSRTTNGAMEGINNRLKLIKRQAYGFMNFDNMRNRFLACFS; encoded by the coding sequence ATGTTATTTTTTCTAGAAAATCTGGTAGATTTGCCAAAGGTAAACATAAGAAATGTGATTCAAGAGGGAAAACAAGCGTTTTTAATACTGAGTTGTCAAGAGGAAGAAGTCAAATGTAATTATTGTGGTAGCTTAACGGATGAATTACATCAGACGAACAGTGTATTAGTAAGGGACTTGTCTATCTCTGGTCAAATGGTATATCTGAAAGTCCCTCGTCGTAAATTTTACTGTAAAGATTGTCAAAGGTTTTTTACAGAAAATCTAGAATTTATGGAAGCCCGTAGGAAATACACAGTGAGGTATGAAGAATATATTTATGGACGAGTAAATGTGAGCAGTGTGGAACAAGTAGGTAGAGAGGAATCTCTATCATGGGATCAAGTGAATGGAATTTACCAACGTCAATGTGAAGCTAAAAAAAAAGATTGGCAAGGAGTAAAACACCTCGGGATGGATGAAATAGCGAAACGAAAAGGTCATCAGAATTTTGTAACAGTGTTAGGAGATATAGAGAAAGGAGAATTAATAGAAGTGATAGATAGTCATCAACAAGATAAAATCATCGAAGTGCTGATGGAGAAAGAATTAGAGGTGAGGGAAGGAGTAGAACAAGTGAGTGTAGATATGTGGGGAGGATTTCCTAAAGTAATAGAAAAAGTATTTCCGAATGCAGTAATTGTAACAGATAGATTTCATGTAATGAAGGCGTTGAATGAAGAATTGAATAAAATCCGTAAACAGACAAAATTGAATGTAAAAATCAAGGGAGAAAAGTGGCTATTATTAAAAAATAAAAAAGACCTAAAAGAGGAAGAGTTAGAAAAACTAGAATTGGTGTTAAAGCAATCTGCTCGTTTGCGTAAAGCGTATGAATATAAAGAGTCATTTAGAGAGATATATGAAAAAGTAAATGATAAGGAAGAAGGAAGATTAAAATTTACAGAATGGTTAGAGAATGCAAAGAGCATTTATACAGATGTAATTAGCACAATTCGTAGGAATTTGGACTCTATTTGTAACTACTTTTTGAGTCGAACGACGAATGGGGCAATGGAAGGCATCAATAATCGTCTTAAACTAATCAAGCGTCAAGCTTATGGATTTATGAACTTTGATAATATGCGAAATCGTTTTTTAGCTTGCTTTTCATGA
- a CDS encoding transposase has protein sequence MWAYIQKQPQETKRLLGIEYPKLLELITYGKLLKKEFEESKTTLIKAGGGNKPKLSEEEQIVLMLVYLRHYPTFQLLGIMFEISESSAHNIFNYWQSLFGENLPASLFEQLKKLPEEIEKVKEELIQHELIVDATEQPVERPLGQEAQKPYYSGKQKRHTSKSQIIICPKIKEIVDVVIGEIGSKSDVQILRQRLAKFHQEQGFLGDKAYEGEFQLTTPKKKPKGRELSKEERFFWLCGRRCIIRYTI, from the coding sequence ATGTGGGCTTATATTCAAAAACAGCCTCAAGAAACAAAGAGGTTGTTAGGAATAGAGTACCCAAAATTATTAGAGCTTATAACCTATGGCAAATTACTTAAAAAAGAATTTGAAGAAAGCAAAACCACACTGATTAAAGCAGGTGGTGGAAATAAACCGAAATTATCAGAGGAGGAGCAAATAGTTTTAATGCTAGTTTACTTAAGGCATTATCCGACCTTTCAGCTACTAGGAATAATGTTTGAAATAAGTGAATCGTCTGCCCATAATATATTCAATTATTGGCAGTCACTATTCGGAGAAAATTTACCAGCAAGTCTATTTGAACAACTAAAAAAGTTGCCAGAAGAAATAGAAAAAGTTAAAGAGGAGCTAATCCAACATGAACTAATAGTGGATGCGACAGAACAACCAGTAGAAAGACCTTTAGGGCAGGAGGCACAAAAACCATACTACTCAGGTAAACAAAAAAGGCATACCTCAAAAAGCCAAATAATCATTTGCCCAAAAATCAAGGAGATTGTGGATGTTGTGATAGGAGAAATAGGTTCAAAGAGCGATGTACAAATATTACGTCAAAGATTGGCTAAATTCCATCAAGAACAAGGCTTTCTAGGTGATAAAGCCTACGAGGGAGAATTCCAATTAACAACACCAAAAAAGAAACCAAAGGGGCGAGAATTAAGCAAAGAAGAAAGGTTCTTCTGGCTTTGCGGTAGAAGATGTATAATAAGATACACTATATGA
- a CDS encoding bifunctional oligoribonuclease/PAP phosphatase NrnA, with amino-acid sequence MNSDFVLSLPTKHFEGELVTDPDEFELLAVTESLIPVNGSSVLYPVVSLPLDKLQQLLERHHQERHILVIQDFPDPDALSSAWAYQLIAEQYAIQCDIVYAGILSHQENIALVKLTGLPAKRWGPQILKDCDLSVYQGCVLVDSQGTNSQLMPLVKQAQIPILVVIDHHSKQEELNAEFLDIRPQIRATATILTQYLQSGLLDFNNANPTHVKCATALMHGIRSDTINLLQAQESDYLAAAFLSRIYDPQLLNSVLQSARSRRVMEIIERSLQNRILQNNFSIAGVGYLRYEDRDAIPQAADFLVTEENVHTAIVYGIVHDLANDIELVIGSLRTSKLTLDPDEFLKETLGQDNQGRYYGGGRNMAGGFEIAVSFLAGYNNQSDYTKLKWEVYDHQIKQKFLRFINPDHKVIHS; translated from the coding sequence ATGAATTCAGATTTTGTTCTTTCGCTTCCGACTAAACATTTTGAAGGGGAATTAGTCACTGATCCCGATGAGTTTGAACTGCTGGCTGTTACGGAGTCGCTGATTCCCGTGAATGGGAGTTCAGTGCTCTATCCTGTTGTCTCTTTACCGTTGGATAAACTTCAGCAACTTTTAGAACGTCATCATCAAGAGCGTCATATTTTAGTGATTCAGGATTTTCCCGATCCTGACGCGCTTTCTAGTGCTTGGGCCTATCAATTAATTGCAGAACAATATGCGATTCAATGCGACATTGTTTATGCAGGAATCCTATCTCATCAGGAAAATATTGCCCTAGTCAAGTTAACCGGACTACCGGCGAAACGTTGGGGGCCGCAAATCTTAAAAGACTGTGATCTTTCTGTTTATCAAGGTTGTGTTTTAGTGGATAGCCAGGGAACCAATAGTCAACTGATGCCTTTAGTCAAACAAGCTCAGATTCCTATCCTGGTTGTAATTGATCATCATAGTAAGCAAGAAGAACTCAATGCTGAATTTCTGGATATTCGCCCCCAAATACGAGCAACGGCCACCATTTTGACTCAATATTTACAGTCAGGATTATTAGATTTTAATAATGCTAATCCGACCCATGTGAAATGTGCCACGGCTTTAATGCATGGTATTCGCTCCGACACGATTAATCTGCTCCAAGCTCAGGAATCCGACTATTTGGCAGCGGCCTTTCTCAGCCGTATTTATGACCCGCAATTGCTTAATTCTGTTCTTCAATCTGCTCGTTCCCGTCGTGTCATGGAAATCATTGAGCGATCGCTGCAAAACCGTATCTTACAAAATAATTTTTCTATTGCAGGTGTTGGTTATTTGCGCTATGAAGATCGGGATGCCATTCCCCAAGCAGCCGATTTCTTGGTTACAGAAGAGAATGTTCATACTGCCATTGTTTATGGCATTGTCCATGATCTTGCCAACGATATTGAATTGGTGATTGGCTCTCTACGCACCAGTAAATTAACCCTTGATCCCGATGAATTTTTGAAGGAAACCTTGGGACAAGATAATCAAGGTCGTTATTATGGTGGAGGGCGTAATATGGCCGGTGGTTTTGAAATTGCTGTCAGCTTTTTAGCCGGTTATAATAATCAATCAGATTATACTAAACTCAAATGGGAAGTCTATGATCATCAGATTAAGCAAAAGTTTTTAAGATTTATTAATCCTGATCATAAGGTTATTCATTCTTGA
- the petE gene encoding plastocyanin, translated as MSKKLGLLLASLFLVVTSFFLVVNPAAADTVKVKMGTDVGGLGFDPPSVTIKAGDTVQWVNNKMSPHNVVFPKSDGLDESKATKLSHKAMLFSPGETFETTFNEPGKYSYYCEPHRGAGMVGTVTVQ; from the coding sequence ATGTCTAAAAAATTAGGATTATTGTTGGCCAGTCTCTTTCTGGTCGTTACTAGCTTTTTCCTCGTCGTTAATCCAGCCGCAGCCGACACGGTCAAGGTCAAAATGGGAACCGATGTAGGTGGTTTAGGGTTTGATCCCCCTAGTGTCACGATCAAAGCGGGTGATACTGTCCAATGGGTTAACAATAAAATGTCTCCCCATAATGTCGTTTTCCCGAAAAGTGATGGTCTTGATGAAAGCAAAGCCACTAAACTGTCTCACAAAGCCATGCTCTTCTCTCCTGGCGAAACCTTTGAAACGACCTTCAATGAGCCTGGGAAATATAGCTATTACTGTGAACCCCACCGTGGTGCCGGTATGGTCGGTACAGTAACCGTTCAATAA
- a CDS encoding serine/threonine protein kinase, whose amino-acid sequence MTTPLLNNRYQILKTLGRGGFGETFLAIDTHMPSARQCVIKLLKPVVEDPEIPQWLKERFQREAIILEELGEHNPQIPRLYAYFTEQGNFYLVQEWIEGLTLTQKHEQIGNFASDTVQDLLINLLPVLDYVHQRRIIHRDIKPDNIILRDRDCKPILIDFGIIKEAIGTLVNPDGKSAYSIALGTPGYMASEQAAGRPVYSSDLYSLGLTAIFLLTGKTPQYLKTDTYSGEIQWRNESSQVSSHLANVLDRCICFHPRDRFATAKDMLKALVSRIPDHTPATLVVAARPYPLSRQPRFPVTPPSSLEEEEEDNSTTPNPFVTWFLLPLIFLVVIVGGLTAGFLIATHKRHSPQPTPTPLESVEPTSPPPESFPTPTPSPRLSPQATPTPQPPPVVSPSPVVSPSPEISPSPEVSPSPEVSPSPEVSPSPEVSPSPEVSPSPEVSPSPEVSPSPEISPSPVPSPSPVPSPSPLPSVSPSSLPENPNPAPAISPPAPPAMEKPLNEPK is encoded by the coding sequence ATGACTACGCCGCTATTAAACAATCGGTATCAAATCCTAAAAACCTTAGGTAGAGGTGGTTTTGGTGAAACTTTTCTGGCGATCGATACCCATATGCCTTCGGCCCGTCAATGCGTAATCAAGCTACTCAAACCTGTGGTTGAAGATCCCGAAATTCCCCAATGGCTAAAGGAGCGATTTCAACGGGAAGCCATCATTCTAGAAGAATTGGGCGAACATAATCCCCAAATTCCTCGACTCTATGCCTACTTTACTGAGCAGGGAAACTTCTATTTAGTACAAGAATGGATCGAAGGGTTAACCTTGACCCAAAAACACGAGCAGATTGGTAATTTTGCCTCCGATACCGTTCAAGATCTGTTAATTAACCTTTTGCCTGTTCTCGATTACGTCCATCAACGTCGCATTATCCACCGCGATATTAAGCCAGACAATATTATTCTGCGGGACAGGGATTGCAAACCAATCCTTATCGATTTTGGCATTATCAAGGAGGCGATCGGTACGCTCGTCAATCCCGATGGCAAAAGTGCTTATTCGATCGCCCTAGGAACGCCAGGTTATATGGCTTCTGAACAGGCAGCCGGTCGGCCGGTTTATTCCAGTGATCTCTATAGTTTGGGTCTAACCGCCATTTTTCTGTTGACGGGCAAAACCCCGCAATATTTAAAGACGGATACCTATAGCGGCGAGATTCAATGGCGTAATGAGTCCTCCCAGGTTTCTTCCCATTTGGCAAATGTTCTAGATCGTTGTATTTGTTTTCATCCCCGCGATCGCTTTGCAACGGCCAAAGATATGCTAAAGGCCCTTGTCAGCCGCATTCCAGACCATACCCCTGCCACTCTTGTCGTTGCAGCCCGGCCCTATCCCCTATCCCGTCAACCTCGTTTTCCCGTCACACCACCGTCGAGCTTAGAGGAAGAAGAAGAGGACAATTCCACTACGCCTAACCCTTTTGTAACCTGGTTTCTGCTCCCCCTCATCTTTTTAGTGGTTATTGTAGGTGGCCTAACGGCTGGCTTTTTAATTGCCACCCATAAACGTCATTCCCCCCAACCAACGCCCACCCCTCTAGAGAGTGTGGAACCAACCTCACCCCCACCAGAGTCCTTTCCGACTCCGACCCCCTCCCCTAGATTGTCCCCTCAAGCAACCCCTACGCCTCAACCCCCCCCCGTTGTCTCCCCCTCTCCCGTTGTCTCCCCCTCTCCCGAAATTTCTCCTTCTCCCGAAGTCTCCCCCTCTCCCGAAGTCTCCCCCTCTCCCGAAGTCTCCCCCTCTCCCGAAGTCTCCCCCTCTCCCGAAGTCTCCCCCTCTCCCGAAGTCTCCCCCTCTCCCGAAGTCTCCCCCTCTCCCGAAATTTCCCCGTCCCCCGTCCCCTCCCCGTCCCCCGTCCCCTCCCCCTCTCCCCTGCCATCCGTCTCCCCGTCTTCCTTGCCTGAAAATCCAAATCCAGCCCCAGCCATTAGTCCCCCTGCCCCACCGGCCATGGAAAAACCCCTGAATGAGCCAAAATAA
- a CDS encoding pentapeptide repeat-containing protein has protein sequence MLSTVGAMVLGLILNWPWLGFTGAMVALLLALQVLLPSLQDWIRQYLTPQERRSVIAAGSFVLAIAVLGKYFGFYDAVSHWLNQFKYDEFGSWAEWVGALGQIMIAMLAVYVAWAQYVISKDLTIQQNRITQQQTIDAYFQGVSDLALNEEGMLEDWPQERAFAEGRTAAILASIDASGKAKILRFLSQSRLLTPLRRDYYLGRPIFDGLGGYQEDRVHGIRVINLSVMLVAADLRGQDLRWVDLSDIYLIRANLRDGDLVKTNFARAVLYEANLEGADVKGTRFFYGPVQSASPRSRTQVPNYETGEYTGAVVEKVNFTGVKNLSDELRYYCCAWSGEASRHTIPGGCEGIPNHLGH, from the coding sequence TTGTTAAGTACCGTAGGGGCAATGGTCTTGGGATTAATTCTGAATTGGCCTTGGTTGGGATTTACGGGAGCGATGGTCGCCTTGCTCCTTGCCCTACAAGTTTTACTCCCTTCTCTCCAGGATTGGATTCGTCAATATTTAACCCCCCAGGAACGTCGTTCGGTGATTGCGGCCGGAAGTTTTGTTTTGGCGATCGCCGTTTTAGGGAAATATTTTGGCTTTTATGACGCAGTCAGTCATTGGTTAAACCAGTTTAAATACGATGAATTTGGTTCCTGGGCAGAATGGGTGGGAGCCTTGGGGCAAATTATGATTGCTATGTTAGCGGTCTATGTGGCCTGGGCCCAATACGTAATTTCTAAGGATTTAACCATTCAACAGAATCGCATTACCCAACAACAAACGATTGATGCCTATTTTCAAGGCGTTTCTGATTTGGCCCTGAATGAAGAGGGGATGTTAGAGGATTGGCCCCAGGAACGGGCCTTTGCGGAGGGGAGAACTGCTGCGATTTTAGCCAGTATAGATGCTAGTGGTAAAGCCAAAATTTTGCGCTTTCTTTCCCAGTCCCGACTCCTCACACCGCTACGTCGAGATTATTACCTAGGCAGACCAATCTTTGATGGTTTGGGAGGCTATCAGGAAGATCGCGTCCATGGCATTCGTGTTATTAACCTTTCCGTGATGTTGGTAGCAGCCGATTTAAGAGGTCAGGATTTGCGTTGGGTCGATCTCAGTGATATTTACTTAATTCGCGCCAATTTAAGAGATGGAGATTTAGTAAAAACTAATTTTGCCCGTGCCGTTCTTTACGAAGCGAATTTAGAAGGAGCCGATGTTAAAGGAACACGTTTTTTCTACGGGCCAGTCCAATCCGCTAGTCCTCGTAGTCGCACCCAAGTCCCTAATTACGAAACGGGTGAATACACTGGAGCAGTGGTGGAGAAGGTTAACTTTACTGGGGTTAAAAATCTCAGCGACGAACTGCGTTACTACTGTTGTGCTTGGAGTGGAGAAGCCAGTCGTCACACTATTCCAGGGGGCTGTGAGGGAATTCCTAATCACCTCGGCCATTAA
- the gyrA gene encoding DNA topoisomerase (ATP-hydrolyzing) subunit A encodes MTAADRIIPTDLRIEMSRSYLEYAMSVIVGRALPDARDGLKPVHRRILFAMYELGLTPDRPFRKCARVVGEVLGKYHPHGDTAVYDALVRMAQDFNLRDPLINGHGNFGSVDNDPPAAMRYTECRLQSLATNALMRDIEADTVDFIDNFDGSQQEPTVLPSRIPQLLLNGSSGIAVGMATNIPPHNLGELIDGTIALIHNPELSNTDLMRIIPGPDFPTGAQILGRSGIRDAYQTGRGSITMRGVAQIETVEARGRQDKEAIIVTQLPYQTNKAALIERIAELVNDKKIDGISDIRDESDRDGMRIVIELKRDAYPRVVLNNLYKQTPLQANFGANMLALVNGEPQILTIRDFLTVFLEFRVETITRRTRYELRKAAERDHLLQGLLIALGNLDAVIRLIRGAADTATAKTGLVEEFGLSEVQSDAILQMQLRRLTALEAEKIQAEHEELQSKITDLNDILDRRERIDALIEEELTQIKTLHASPRRTEIIQDDGEIFDRDLIANEQAIILLTEQGYIKRMPANTFGTQNRATRGKAGAKIKEDDGVEHFISCCDHDRILFFSDRGVVYGLNAFQIPVASRTARGIPIVQMLPIPKDEKITSLAAVSEFSEDTYFIMLTRQGSIKKTALSAFSSIRANGLIAISLVEGDQLRWVRLAKQEDSVILGSRNGMAIHFRADAEQLRPLGRATKGVKSMKLRSGDELISMDILPSQVVARIASDDNALAEDHPDTAETTDILSISEVEIVSDEEGTEEELLDTAETSESEEMTGEVQGPWLLAITSGGFGKRVPVTQFRLQRRAGMGVKAIRFKSQSDRLVALQVVNQEDELMLITNRGIIIRQAADAISPQSRMATGVRVQRLDEDDAIAAVALVPPLAEGEGEGEEGE; translated from the coding sequence ATGACCGCCGCCGATCGCATTATTCCCACCGACCTCAGGATCGAAATGTCGCGTTCCTATCTGGAATACGCCATGAGCGTAATTGTGGGGCGGGCCTTGCCCGATGCGAGGGATGGTCTCAAACCCGTTCACCGTCGTATTCTTTTTGCGATGTATGAGTTGGGACTAACGCCGGATCGTCCTTTTCGGAAATGTGCGCGGGTTGTCGGGGAAGTGTTAGGGAAATATCACCCACATGGTGATACGGCGGTCTATGATGCCCTGGTGCGGATGGCCCAGGATTTTAACCTGCGCGATCCTCTCATCAATGGCCATGGGAACTTTGGTTCGGTCGATAATGATCCGCCTGCGGCCATGCGTTATACCGAATGTCGTCTGCAAAGTTTGGCCACCAATGCCCTCATGCGCGACATTGAAGCCGATACTGTTGACTTTATCGATAACTTTGATGGTTCACAACAGGAACCCACTGTTTTACCCTCACGAATTCCTCAGCTTTTACTCAATGGCTCATCGGGGATTGCGGTGGGAATGGCCACGAATATTCCGCCTCACAATTTAGGGGAATTGATCGATGGCACGATCGCCTTGATTCATAATCCCGAACTCAGTAACACGGACTTAATGCGAATTATTCCGGGCCCGGATTTTCCCACTGGCGCACAAATATTAGGGCGATCAGGCATTCGAGATGCTTACCAGACGGGACGCGGTTCGATCACCATGCGCGGGGTGGCCCAGATTGAAACGGTAGAAGCCAGGGGTCGCCAAGATAAAGAAGCCATTATTGTTACCCAACTGCCCTATCAAACCAATAAGGCAGCCCTGATTGAACGGATTGCGGAATTAGTTAACGATAAAAAAATTGATGGTATTTCCGATATTCGAGATGAAAGCGATCGCGACGGTATGCGAATTGTCATTGAACTCAAACGGGATGCTTACCCACGAGTTGTCTTAAACAATCTCTATAAACAAACACCTCTACAAGCTAACTTTGGGGCCAATATGCTGGCCTTGGTCAATGGCGAACCACAAATTCTAACCATTCGAGACTTTTTAACCGTTTTTCTGGAATTTCGGGTAGAAACCATCACCCGCCGTACTCGTTACGAATTGCGAAAAGCGGCTGAACGGGATCACCTCCTTCAGGGTTTATTGATTGCTTTGGGGAATCTTGATGCTGTTATTCGTTTGATTCGGGGTGCAGCAGATACCGCCACTGCAAAAACTGGCTTAGTAGAAGAATTTGGTTTATCAGAAGTTCAATCTGATGCTATTTTACAGATGCAATTGCGGCGATTAACGGCTCTAGAAGCAGAAAAAATTCAGGCGGAACATGAAGAGTTACAGTCCAAAATTACAGACTTAAATGATATTCTCGACCGTCGTGAACGCATTGATGCTCTCATCGAAGAAGAATTGACCCAAATTAAAACTCTTCATGCGTCTCCCCGTCGTACCGAAATTATCCAGGATGATGGCGAAATTTTTGATCGGGATTTAATTGCCAATGAACAGGCGATTATTCTACTCACGGAACAGGGTTACATCAAACGAATGCCAGCCAATACTTTTGGTACTCAAAACCGTGCTACCAGGGGGAAAGCGGGAGCCAAAATTAAGGAAGATGATGGGGTTGAACATTTTATTTCCTGTTGTGACCATGATCGGATTCTCTTTTTCAGCGATCGCGGTGTGGTTTACGGATTAAACGCCTTTCAAATTCCTGTCGCTTCCCGCACTGCCAGGGGCATTCCCATTGTGCAGATGTTACCCATTCCCAAGGATGAAAAAATTACCTCTTTAGCGGCGGTTTCAGAGTTTTCGGAAGATACCTATTTTATTATGTTGACCCGTCAGGGTTCGATTAAGAAAACGGCTCTATCGGCCTTTAGTAGTATTCGAGCCAATGGTTTGATTGCCATTTCCCTGGTGGAAGGGGATCAATTACGCTGGGTACGGTTAGCAAAACAGGAAGATAGCGTTATCCTTGGTTCTCGTAACGGTATGGCCATTCATTTTCGAGCCGATGCAGAACAATTGCGGCCCCTGGGACGGGCAACCAAAGGTGTTAAATCCATGAAACTGCGATCTGGCGATGAACTTATTAGTATGGATATTTTGCCTAGTCAGGTGGTAGCCCGAATTGCCAGTGATGACAATGCGCTCGCGGAGGATCACCCCGATACGGCTGAAACAACAGATATTCTGTCTATTTCGGAGGTGGAAATTGTCAGCGATGAGGAGGGAACGGAGGAAGAACTACTCGATACAGCAGAAACATCAGAATCGGAGGAAATGACGGGGGAAGTGCAAGGCCCCTGGTTATTGGCTATTACCTCTGGTGGTTTTGGGAAGCGGGTTCCAGTGACGCAATTCCGTCTGCAACGGCGGGCCGGTATGGGGGTTAAGGCGATTCGTTTCAAGTCTCAGAGCGATCGCTTAGTGGCTCTCCAGGTGGTTAACCAGGAAGATGAATTGATGCTAATCACCAATCGCGGTATTATTATCCGTCAAGCGGCGGATGCTATTTCTCCCCAATCTCGCATGGCCACAGGGGTAAGAGTTCAACGTTTGGATGAGGATGACGCGATCGCTGCGGTAGCTTTGGTTCCTCCTTTAGCAGAAGGTGAAGGCGAGGGAGAAGAGGGAGAATAA